The following coding sequences are from one Prochlorococcus marinus CUG1438 window:
- the rsmI gene encoding 16S rRNA (cytidine(1402)-2'-O)-methyltransferase encodes MNINYPSSHRSQEPESGVLYLVGTPIGNLNDISTRALNILKNVSLIACEDTRQTKKIMSRYEISNKMISFNKHNSLNKIPTIINNLKKGQSIAMVSDAGMPSICDPGEDLVKKVKLSSIDIICVPGPCAALTALISSGYPASKFIFEGFLPKKKIERESILKEISLNEKTTIIFESPHRLNKLLNELREYCGGNREVSISRELTKKFEENISNNLDNVIELLKGREIIGEITIVLKGIERKENPEINKSLLKKELHELINAGLSLSAASKYLAKKKNLSKKIIYNLY; translated from the coding sequence ATGAATATTAATTATCCATCTTCTCATAGAAGTCAAGAACCTGAAAGCGGTGTCTTATATTTAGTAGGAACACCGATTGGTAATTTAAATGATATTTCAACTAGAGCATTAAATATTCTTAAAAATGTCTCTTTAATTGCATGTGAAGATACTAGGCAAACAAAAAAGATTATGAGTAGGTACGAAATAAGCAATAAAATGATTAGTTTTAATAAGCATAATTCCCTAAATAAGATTCCCACAATAATTAATAATCTCAAAAAAGGGCAATCTATAGCAATGGTAAGTGATGCAGGCATGCCAAGTATCTGTGATCCAGGAGAAGATCTAGTAAAAAAAGTAAAATTGAGTTCAATTGATATTATCTGTGTTCCAGGTCCTTGTGCCGCACTAACCGCGCTTATTTCGAGCGGTTATCCAGCTTCAAAATTTATCTTTGAGGGTTTTCTTCCAAAAAAGAAGATCGAAAGAGAATCCATACTTAAAGAAATTAGTCTAAATGAAAAGACTACAATCATTTTTGAATCACCTCATAGGCTCAATAAACTTTTAAATGAATTAAGAGAATATTGCGGGGGGAATAGAGAAGTCAGTATTTCAAGGGAATTGACTAAAAAGTTTGAGGAAAATATAAGTAATAATTTAGATAATGTCATTGAATTATTAAAAGGAAGAGAAATTATAGGGGAAATAACAATTGTTCTTAAAGGCATAGAGCGCAAAGAAAATCCTGAAATTAATAAATCATTATTAAAAAAAGAATTGCATGAATTAATTAACGCTGGTTTATCTTTATCTGCTGCATCAAAATATCTTGCTAAAAAGAAAAATCTTTCAAAAAAAATTATTTATAATTTATATTAA
- a CDS encoding 3'(2'),5'-bisphosphate nucleotidase CysQ, with the protein MFDLPTGVFKDNLIDHLRIVSWEASEILLNFSQMLKSPVYKKEIITSKNNEDPVTLADLNVNNLIIQSLNNNFKDFEWNILSEENVKIKTSRLNKITNTKWLWVLDPLDGTRDFIQGTGNYAMHLALNYRNKPYIGIVLIPERNELWISDGEKVICETKDGSTKDIKFSRKKNLNDMTIVTSKNHRNENLEILINKINFKEKIIMGSIGCKIASILRGESDIYICLSMPGKSCPKDWDFAAPEAILKAAGGAITNLDNEELSYNKSNFNQGGVIIASNNKQSHSILCRQIKELIEKHDIYPLLN; encoded by the coding sequence GTGTTCGATTTACCTACTGGCGTATTTAAAGATAATCTTATCGATCATTTAAGGATTGTAAGCTGGGAAGCATCTGAAATTTTGCTTAATTTTTCTCAAATGTTGAAAAGTCCAGTTTATAAAAAGGAGATTATAACAAGTAAAAATAATGAGGACCCCGTAACTTTAGCTGATTTAAATGTAAATAATTTAATTATTCAAAGTTTAAATAATAATTTTAAAGATTTTGAGTGGAATATTTTAAGTGAAGAGAATGTGAAAATCAAAACTTCTAGACTTAATAAAATTACTAATACCAAGTGGCTATGGGTTCTTGACCCATTGGACGGCACTAGGGACTTTATTCAAGGTACAGGCAATTATGCAATGCATTTAGCCTTGAATTATAGGAACAAACCCTACATTGGGATTGTGCTCATACCAGAGAGAAATGAATTATGGATTTCTGACGGTGAAAAAGTAATTTGCGAAACCAAAGATGGTTCTACAAAAGATATTAAGTTTTCAAGAAAAAAGAATTTAAATGATATGACAATAGTTACTAGTAAAAATCATAGAAATGAAAATTTAGAGATCCTAATAAATAAAATTAATTTCAAAGAAAAAATTATTATGGGAAGTATTGGGTGTAAAATAGCCTCCATTTTAAGGGGAGAAAGCGACATTTATATATGTTTAAGTATGCCTGGTAAAAGTTGCCCAAAAGATTGGGATTTTGCCGCCCCTGAAGCGATTTTAAAAGCTGCAGGAGGGGCGATTACAAATTTAGATAATGAAGAACTTTCTTACAACAAATCTAACTTCAATCAAGGCGGTGTAATAATTGCATCAAATAACAAGCAATCACACAGCATTTTATGTAGGCAAATTAAAGAATTAATTGAAAAGCACGATATCTATCCACTTTTAAATTAA
- a CDS encoding polyribonucleotide nucleotidyltransferase, translating to MEGQNKSITFDGREIRLTTGLYAPQANGSVMIECGDTSLLVTATKTTKKEVSDFLPLICDYEEKLYAAGRIPGGFMRREGRPPERATLIARLIDRPMRPLFPAWMRDEIQIVASCLSLDERVPADVLAVTGASIATLLGEIPFYGPMAAVRVGLIGDDFILNPSYREIEKGDLDIVIAGSPDGIVMIEAGANQLSEQDTIEAIDFGYEAVTELIKSQEDLLKELGVTQIKPSEQEDDKTLVSYLEKNCTKPINLVLKKFDQTKDERDLELEKIKLDAQSKIESLKDDNQLKVLISENEKLIHSDFKKLTKKLMRAQIITDGKRVDGRDLDEVRKISASAGILPKRVHGSALFQRGLTQVLSTTTLGTPSDAQEMDDLNPSTEKTYLHHYNFPPYSVGETRPMRTPGRREIGHGALAERAIIPVLPGKETFPYVLRVVSEVLSSNGSTSMGSVCGSTLSLLDAGVPLKAMVSGTAMGLIKEDKEVRILTDIQGIEDFLGDMDFKVAGSEKGITALQMDMKITGLPVSVISDAIKKARPARLHILEKMQEAINQPQESLSPHAPRLLSFRIDPELIGTVIGPGGRTIKGITERTNTKIDIEDGGIVTIASHDGAAAEEAQKIIEGLTRKVHEGEVFSGVVTRIIPIGAFVEILPGKEGMVHISQLSEARVERVEDVVRQGDEVTVRVREIDSRGRINLTLRGVAQNGGMSYPDPTPTPVAPLS from the coding sequence GTGGAAGGACAAAATAAGTCGATCACGTTTGACGGACGAGAGATACGACTAACAACAGGACTATATGCTCCTCAAGCAAATGGATCAGTAATGATTGAGTGTGGAGACACCTCCTTATTAGTTACAGCAACAAAAACTACTAAAAAAGAAGTTTCAGACTTTTTACCTCTAATTTGCGATTACGAGGAAAAACTTTATGCAGCGGGAAGAATTCCCGGCGGATTCATGCGAAGGGAAGGTCGTCCTCCAGAAAGAGCAACTTTAATTGCAAGACTAATAGATAGACCAATGAGACCTCTTTTCCCAGCCTGGATGAGAGATGAGATTCAAATTGTTGCTTCATGCCTTTCTCTTGATGAAAGAGTACCCGCAGATGTACTTGCAGTGACAGGAGCATCAATTGCGACTTTACTTGGAGAAATACCTTTTTATGGACCAATGGCTGCTGTCAGAGTTGGTCTTATAGGGGATGATTTCATACTAAATCCAAGTTATAGAGAAATAGAAAAAGGTGATCTAGACATTGTTATAGCAGGCTCACCTGACGGTATCGTAATGATTGAAGCAGGTGCTAATCAATTATCCGAGCAAGATACTATTGAAGCAATAGATTTTGGGTATGAAGCCGTTACAGAACTGATTAAATCTCAAGAAGATTTGCTTAAAGAGTTAGGAGTAACTCAAATTAAGCCATCAGAACAAGAAGATGACAAAACTTTAGTTTCATACTTGGAAAAAAACTGCACTAAACCTATTAATCTTGTTTTAAAGAAATTTGACCAAACAAAAGATGAAAGAGATCTAGAACTTGAGAAAATAAAACTTGATGCTCAAAGCAAAATTGAATCCTTAAAAGATGACAATCAATTAAAAGTTTTAATATCAGAGAACGAAAAATTAATTCACTCAGATTTTAAAAAACTAACTAAGAAGTTAATGAGGGCTCAAATTATTACTGATGGCAAAAGAGTTGATGGGCGCGATCTAGATGAGGTGAGAAAAATATCTGCAAGTGCAGGAATATTACCTAAAAGAGTACACGGTTCAGCCTTATTTCAAAGAGGACTTACACAAGTTCTATCTACTACTACACTTGGCACGCCAAGCGATGCACAAGAGATGGACGATCTTAATCCAAGCACTGAAAAAACTTATCTTCATCACTACAATTTTCCGCCATATTCAGTAGGTGAAACCAGACCTATGAGAACTCCTGGAAGAAGAGAGATTGGTCATGGTGCATTAGCTGAAAGGGCTATAATTCCAGTCCTGCCAGGCAAAGAAACATTCCCATATGTATTACGTGTCGTAAGTGAAGTATTAAGTTCTAATGGTTCTACCTCTATGGGGTCTGTATGTGGTAGTACTCTCTCACTTCTAGATGCAGGCGTCCCTTTAAAAGCCATGGTAAGTGGTACTGCAATGGGATTAATTAAAGAAGATAAAGAGGTAAGAATACTTACTGATATTCAAGGGATTGAAGATTTCCTTGGGGATATGGATTTCAAAGTTGCTGGGTCCGAGAAAGGAATTACTGCCCTGCAAATGGATATGAAAATAACAGGACTTCCAGTATCAGTTATTTCTGATGCGATTAAAAAAGCTCGTCCAGCGAGGCTGCATATACTAGAAAAAATGCAAGAAGCCATAAATCAGCCTCAAGAATCATTATCCCCTCATGCTCCAAGGTTGTTAAGCTTCAGAATAGATCCGGAATTAATCGGAACTGTAATTGGCCCTGGCGGAAGGACTATTAAAGGTATTACAGAAAGAACAAATACAAAAATAGATATTGAAGATGGCGGGATAGTTACTATAGCCTCCCATGATGGAGCGGCTGCTGAAGAGGCACAAAAAATTATTGAGGGACTGACGAGGAAAGTTCACGAAGGTGAAGTTTTCTCAGGAGTTGTCACAAGAATAATACCAATAGGGGCATTTGTTGAAATTCTTCCAGGTAAAGAGGGGATGGTTCACATTTCACAATTATCTGAGGCAAGAGTCGAGAGAGTCGAAGATGTAGTAAGGCAAGGTGATGAGGTAACTGTTAGAGTTCGCGAAATAGACAGTAGAGGAAGAATTAATTTAACACTAAGAGGAGTAGCCCAAAATGGAGGAATGTCTTACCCAGATCCAACTCCAACTCCAGTTGCACCTCTAAGTTAA
- the rpsN gene encoding 30S ribosomal protein S14 — MAKKSMIAREVKRKKLVQKYAAKRKSLLDEFKAANDPMERLEIHRKIQGLPRNSAPNRVRNRCWATGKPRGVYRDFGLCRNQLRQRAHNGELPGLVKSSW; from the coding sequence ATGGCGAAAAAGTCCATGATTGCGAGAGAAGTCAAACGCAAAAAGCTAGTACAGAAATATGCTGCAAAAAGAAAATCATTATTAGATGAATTTAAAGCTGCAAATGATCCAATGGAAAGGTTAGAAATACATAGAAAAATCCAAGGCCTTCCAAGAAACTCTGCACCTAATAGAGTTAGGAATAGATGTTGGGCGACTGGCAAACCAAGAGGGGTGTACAGAGATTTTGGCCTTTGCAGGAATCAGTTGAGACAAAGAGCTCACAATGGCGAACTTCCAGGTTTAGTTAAATCTAGTTGGTAG
- the rseP gene encoding RIP metalloprotease RseP, whose protein sequence is MNVLTSITVLGFLIFFHEMGHFLAAILQGIYVDGFSIGFGPAIIQKKYKDITYSFRAFPLGGFVSFPDEELNNIDAKDPNLLKNRPIIQRAIVISAGVFANLILAYTIIIINVSTVGIPYAPEPGILVLATQPDKAAAIADLQPGDKILNIENITLGVGDQAVSTLVKKIQKSSDESISLRIERNGVIKYLTLVPKKVDGKGTIGAQLQPNIKKETKKTKNLFELFKYTNNEFSSLLVKTIQGYKGLITNFSSTAQQLSGPVKIVEIGAQLSQQGGTGILLFAALISINLAVLNSLPLPLLDGGQLVLTLIEGFRGKPVPIKVQMVVTQSSFFLLVGLSVLLIIRDTSQLLIVQRLFNQ, encoded by the coding sequence ATGAATGTTTTAACTTCAATAACAGTTCTGGGATTTCTCATTTTTTTTCATGAAATGGGACATTTTCTTGCCGCAATTTTACAAGGTATATACGTTGATGGATTTTCAATTGGTTTTGGACCCGCAATAATACAAAAAAAATATAAAGATATCACTTATTCATTTAGGGCCTTTCCTCTAGGTGGTTTTGTTTCCTTTCCTGATGAAGAACTAAATAATATTGACGCTAAAGATCCGAATCTTCTTAAAAATAGACCCATAATCCAGAGAGCTATTGTAATTTCTGCTGGAGTTTTTGCTAACTTAATTCTTGCTTATACTATCATTATTATTAATGTAAGTACCGTTGGCATTCCATATGCCCCTGAGCCAGGCATATTAGTTTTAGCTACTCAGCCAGACAAAGCTGCGGCAATAGCAGACTTACAACCTGGAGATAAAATTTTAAATATTGAAAATATAACTTTAGGAGTGGGTGATCAGGCCGTTTCCACGCTAGTAAAGAAGATTCAAAAATCATCCGATGAATCAATCTCATTAAGAATAGAGAGAAATGGAGTAATTAAATATTTAACTTTAGTCCCAAAAAAAGTTGATGGGAAAGGGACAATAGGTGCTCAATTACAGCCTAATATAAAGAAAGAAACTAAGAAGACAAAAAATTTATTCGAACTTTTTAAATACACTAATAATGAGTTTTCATCACTTTTGGTTAAAACAATTCAAGGTTACAAAGGGTTAATAACAAACTTCTCCTCAACAGCTCAACAACTAAGCGGGCCAGTAAAAATTGTAGAAATTGGAGCTCAATTATCTCAACAGGGAGGAACAGGAATATTATTATTTGCGGCTTTAATTTCTATTAATTTAGCGGTTCTGAATTCATTGCCTTTACCACTATTAGACGGAGGACAACTAGTTTTAACTTTGATAGAGGGATTTAGAGGAAAACCAGTCCCAATTAAAGTCCAAATGGTTGTGACTCAATCCAGCTTTTTTCTTTTGGTAGGATTAAGTGTGCTACTCATTATTAGAGATACTAGTCAACTTTTAATAGTACAAAGATTATTTAACCAATAA